The following are encoded together in the Lactuca sativa cultivar Salinas chromosome 1, Lsat_Salinas_v11, whole genome shotgun sequence genome:
- the LOC111899469 gene encoding polygalacturonase, with the protein MANPLVIALVVVFSFMESTVATTYNVRTMGAKTNGRTDSTKTFMAAWSGACGSSKPATIYVPNGRYLVGGLRFSGPCKNKAITIRIDGTLVAPSNYVAEYWLRFNVVEGVTILGGILDAQGAGLWACKASRRNCPSGATSLAIFNSKNVVVSGLSSLNSQMFHIVVNGCNNVKVVGVNVVAPWNSPNTDGIHVQLSTGVSILNSKISTGDDCVSIGPGTTNLWIENVACGPGHGISIGSLGKDLKEEGVQNVTVKRVTFKDTDNGLRIKAWARPSSGFVNGVLFQNAVMTNVENPIVIDQNYCPGSKNCPRQVSGVKISNVKYQDVHGTSATKVAVKFDCSKKNPCRGITIQDVNLSFKNQLPASAYCVNAAGRASGVVKPTSCL; encoded by the exons ATGGCGAACCCTCTGGTAATTGCACTTGTCGTCGTCTTCTCCTTCATGGAATCCACCGTCGCTACAACGTATAATGTCAGAACAATGGGAGCCAAAACCAACGGGAGAACAGACTCGACCAAAACATTCATGGCTGCATGGTCTGGTGCATGTGGTTCATCCAAACCTGCAACCATTTACGTCCCAAATGGAAGGTATTTGGTTGGTGGGTTACGATTCAGTGGTCCATGCAAGAACAAAGCTATCACCATTCGTATCGATGGCACCCTTGTGGCTCCTTCCAATTATGTTGCTGAGTATTGGCTTCGGTTTAATGTAGTTGAAGGAGTAACCATTCTCGGTGGCATTCTTGATGCTCAGGGTGCTGGTTTATGGGCTTGTAAGGCTTCCCGAAGAAACTGCCCCTCCGGAGCGACG AGTTTAGCGATCTTCAACTCTAAAAATGTTGTGGTGAGTGGGTTGAGTTCATTGAACAGCCAAATGTTCCACATCGTGGTGAACGGTTGCAATAACGTGAAGGTGGTTGGGGTGAACGTGGTGGCGCCGTGGAACAGTCCAAATACTGACGGCATCCACGTGCAGTTGTCCACCGGAGTATCTATTTTGAACTCCAAAATCAGCACCGGTGATGACTGTGTCTCCATTGGCCCTGGTACAACCAATCTATGGATCGAAAATGTCGCTTGTGGGCCAGGACATGGCATTAG CATTGGAAGCTTAGGGAAGGACTTAAAAGAAGAAGGGGTGCAGAACGTTACAGTGAAGAGGGTTACTTTCAAAGACACAGATAACGGGCTGCGGATCAAGGCATGGGCGAGGCCGAGCAGTGGTTTCGTTAATGGCGTTCTCTTCCAAAACGCCGTCATGACCAACGTCGAGAACCCAATTGTCATCGACCAAAACTACTGCCCTGGAAGCAAAAACTGTCCTCGTCAG GTTTCCGGTGTGAAAATAAGTAACGTGAAGTATCAAGACGTGCATGGGACATCGGCGACGAAGGTTGCGGTGAAGTTTGATTGCAGTAAGAAGAATCCATGTAGGGGAATCACGATTCAAGATGTGAACCTGAGCTTCAAGAACCAGCTTCCGGCGTCTGCATATTGCGTTAATGCAGCAGGAAGAGCTTCCGGCGTTGTTAAACCCACAAGCTGTTTGTAG